One Clostridium botulinum BKT015925 DNA segment encodes these proteins:
- a CDS encoding helix-turn-helix domain-containing protein has product MNERIKELRKLKGLNQSTFAKSLGLSQNHISSIEKGVRGLTTRTINDICRIYNVSPNWLINGTGDIFIDTTEQLYTNNEVKEFIEMFLQLDKETQQLIIQLTKKALNR; this is encoded by the coding sequence ATGAATGAAAGAATAAAAGAATTAAGAAAATTAAAAGGTTTAAATCAAAGTACATTCGCAAAATCACTTGGACTTTCTCAGAATCATATATCTAGTATAGAGAAGGGCGTTAGAGGACTTACAACAAGAACAATAAACGATATATGTAGAATATATAATGTGAGTCCAAATTGGCTAATAAATGGTACTGGAGATATATTCATAGATACAACAGAACAGCTTTATACTAATAATGAGGTTAAAGAATTTATTGAAATGTTTTTACAATTAGATAAAGAAACTCAACAACTTATAATTCAACTTACTAAAAAAGCTTTAAATAGATAA